The following coding sequences lie in one Rutidosis leptorrhynchoides isolate AG116_Rl617_1_P2 chromosome 4, CSIRO_AGI_Rlap_v1, whole genome shotgun sequence genomic window:
- the LOC139842898 gene encoding uncharacterized protein has protein sequence MCVFGQPGPGAALQDLERRSDAVSHCGFRSVASSLGRHEDCWPQIRSELLEEIRMHHATYVDMFGEVELKRIYNVINLPLNTPATSQYWMILPIMGFLIASRYNVVLLFLSNLADTTCLPLWSSPPVVQSHYVCVIARVHGNHFVKVDLAGDYPVPPTHPQWNYYKYDAEWERPYKTQQDVYLQLRRSN, from the exons atgtgcGTTTTTGGACAGCCGGGGCCCGGAGCGGCGCTCCAGGACCTTGAGCGGCGCTCAGATG cggtgtcacattgTGGATTCAGATCAGTAGCTTCATCTCTTGGTCGCCATGAAGATTGTTGGCCGCAGATTAGAAGTGAGTTGTTAGAAGAAATAAGAATGCATCATGCAACATATGTTGATATGTTTGGCGAAGTTGAATTGAAACGAATTTATAATGTGATCAATCTTCCACTAAATACTCCAGCAACTTCACAATATTGGATGATTTTACCGATAATGGGTTTTCTAATTGCTTCAAGGTACAATGTGGTTTTGTTGTTCTTGAGCAATCTAGCAGATACGACATGTTTACCGCTTTGGTCCAGTCCACCCGTGGTACAATCACATTATGTGTGTGTAATTGCTCGTGTACATGGTAATCACTTTGTAAAAGTGGATTTGGCAGGAGATTATCCGGTACCTCCAACTCATCCGCAATGGAATTACTATAAATATGATGCCGAATGGGAACGTCCTTATAAAACTCAACAAGATGTGTATCTTCAACTTAGACGTTCAAATTAA
- the LOC139845581 gene encoding protein LURP-one-related 12-like encodes MLIVEEGFVVEKETHLTVMKTSLFFSGDGFAVYNCTGQLVFRVDSYGPDTRDSGELVLMDPNGRCLLTVRRKRPSLHQRWEGFLGERREGDKPIFSVRRSSIIGRSNMTVELFGDRIDEYNIEGNFGNRNCTIYDSGKEIMADIRRKVDATTNVMLGKDVFSLTLKPGFDGAFAMGLVLVLDQINGDDDGDDEVVDIEPTVEDCNISS; translated from the exons ATGCTTATCGTTGAAGAAGGATTCGTAGTCGAAAAAGAAactcacctaaccgttatgaaaaCTTCACTTTTCTTCTCCGGTGACGGTTTCGCAGTTTACAATTGCACCGGCCAACTCGTCTTCCGAGTCGACTCGTACGGTCCTGACACTCGTGACTCCGGTGAACTCGTCCTCATGGATCCCAACGGCCGCTGCCTCCTCACCGTTCGTCGCAAG AGGCCGAGTTTACATCAACGGTGGGAAGGTTTTTTAGGCGAAAGGAGAGAGGGAGATAAGCCGATATTCAGTGTGAGGAGATCGTCGATAATCGGAAGATCGAATATGACGGTGGAATTGTTCGGTGATCGGATCGATGAGTATAATATTGAAGGTAATTTCGGTAATCGGAACTGTACGATTTACGATTCCGGTAAAGAGATAATGGCGGATATTAGACGCAAAGTGGATGCAACGACAAATGTGATGCTTGGTAAAGACGTATTCTCGCTTACGTTGAAACCGGGATTTGATGGTGCGTTTGCGATGGGATTGGTTTTGGTTCTTGATCAAATCAACGGTGATGATGATGGAGATGATGAAGTTGTTGATATAGAACCTACCGTAGAAGATTGTAATATTTCGTCTTGA